Genomic window (Gemmatimonadota bacterium):
CCGTTCCCTGGTCATGCGCGGAGTTCCACGCCCGCACGACGTTCGGCATTGCGGAAGGGGTCGAGATAGTCGGCGCTTTCGCCCAGTTCACTCCGCAGGACCCGGGCGCGCTCACGGGCGGTGCGAATCACCGGGTCGGGGATGCCGAGTTCCTGTGCCAGATCATGGGCGATGCCGATGTCCTTCTCGAGCAGCGCGAGCCGGAAGAGCCGTGGAAAGCTGCCGCTGAGCACCCGCTCCGGCACGAGGACCTCACTGACGAATGACCGGCCGCTCGATGCATTGATCACGTCCAGCACCGCCGCCGGCGACAGACCCGCCTTGGCGAGGGTGACCATCCCCTCCGCGAGTGCCAGGATGTTGATGGCAAGGAGGGCGTTGTTGACCGCCTTGACGGCGTGCCCTGCCCCGACCGGGCCGAGGTGGATCACCTTGGCGGCGAAGGGAGCTACCACCTTCTCGGCCCGCGCAACGTCTGCCGGCGAGCCACCGCACATCACCGTGAGAGCGCCCTTGATCGCCATCGGCGGACCGCCGCTGAGCGGCGCATCGACAAAGCCAATGCCGCGCTCGTGCAGCCGTGCGGCGATCAGCCGCGAAGTCGCCGGATCGCCCGACGTGCAGTCGACAACGAGGGCGCCGGCGGGGAGGGTCGCGAGCAGGCCATCGGGTCCGTCGAACAGGGTTGCGACGTCCGCCGAAGTCGGCAGGCAGGTCACGATGGCGTCGACGCCATCGGCAAGTTCTCGCAGAGTATGGGCCTGATTCGCGAGCGGGTGAGCCGCAACGAATTCGGCCGCACGGGCCTCCGTCCGGTTCCAGACCTTTACTTCGTAGACCTCAGCCAGTCGTGCAGCCATCGGGACTCCGATGGCGCCGAGGCCGGCAAAGCCGATCCGCATCCGGGCTCCGGGTGTGTGAGACGCTAGAATGTACGGCCATGGCTACCCGAATCCTGCACCTCGATCTCGATGCCTTCTTCGTGGAGGTCTGCCGGCAGCAGCAGCCCGAGCTGCGCGAGATCGAACTGCTGGTCGTGGGTGGCAAGCGCGAGTCTCGCGGGGTGGTGCAATCGGCGAGCTACGGCGCGCGGAAATTCGGGGTCCGCTCGGGAATGCCGATCGGCCAGGCCGTGCGGCTCTGCCCCGATGCCACTTTCGTGCGTGGTGAATTCGCTGACTACCGTGACGCATCGCGACGCGTCAGGGGCGTGCTCGAAGCGCATGCGCCACTGGTGGTGATGACGGGACTCGATGAAGGGTATCTCGACTTC
Coding sequences:
- a CDS encoding NAD(P)-dependent oxidoreductase, translated to MRIGFAGLGAIGVPMAARLAEVYEVKVWNRTEARAAEFVAAHPLANQAHTLRELADGVDAIVTCLPTSADVATLFDGPDGLLATLPAGALVVDCTSGDPATSRLIAARLHERGIGFVDAPLSGGPPMAIKGALTVMCGGSPADVARAEKVVAPFAAKVIHLGPVGAGHAVKAVNNALLAINILALAEGMVTLAKAGLSPAAVLDVINASSGRSFVSEVLVPERVLSGSFPRLFRLALLEKDIGIAHDLAQELGIPDPVIRTARERARVLRSELGESADYLDPFRNAERRAGVELRA